One part of the Nostoc sp. PCC 7120 = FACHB-418 genome encodes these proteins:
- a CDS encoding zinc-dependent alcohol dehydrogenase, with protein sequence MKAVVFHGIGDIRLDNVPEPKIKEPTDAIIRLTSSAICGTDLHMIRGTFTGMKPGTILGHEGVGIVEELGSNVRNLQVGDRVVVPSTIACGYCSYCRSGYHAQCDNANPHGHNAGTAFFGGPEAAGPFDGLQAEYARIPYANAGLVKLPKEVTDDQAILLSDIFPTAYFGADIAEITPGDTVAIFGCGPVGQFAIVSARLFGAGRIIAVDTIPSRLEMARDLGAEVIDYNAEDPIEAIRELTGGIGVDRVIEAVGVDANAPDSGPAAKKARQEAQQFQQQLQQIAPETNPQNGNWHPGNAPSQALEWSIQALAKAGTLSIIGVYPPTHNFFPIGTAMNKNLTINMGNCNHRKYIPLLVDLVRNGTVDPTKVLTQVEPLMSVIDAYKAFDQRQPGWVKVELVPGAALANV encoded by the coding sequence ATGAAAGCAGTTGTTTTTCACGGAATCGGGGATATCCGATTAGATAACGTACCAGAACCAAAGATTAAAGAGCCAACAGATGCCATTATTCGACTGACTTCTAGCGCAATTTGCGGCACAGATTTACACATGATTCGGGGAACATTCACAGGCATGAAACCCGGTACCATTCTGGGACATGAAGGCGTTGGTATTGTTGAAGAACTTGGTTCTAACGTGCGGAATTTGCAAGTGGGCGATCGCGTTGTCGTTCCCTCGACAATTGCTTGTGGCTACTGTTCTTACTGTCGTTCAGGTTATCATGCTCAATGTGATAACGCCAACCCCCACGGACATAACGCTGGGACAGCTTTCTTCGGAGGCCCAGAAGCAGCAGGCCCATTCGATGGATTGCAGGCAGAATATGCTCGGATTCCTTATGCTAATGCAGGGTTAGTCAAGCTACCAAAAGAAGTTACAGACGACCAAGCAATTCTGCTGTCTGATATCTTTCCTACGGCATACTTTGGAGCTGATATTGCAGAGATCACACCAGGTGACACAGTCGCTATCTTTGGTTGTGGCCCTGTTGGCCAGTTTGCCATTGTCAGCGCCAGACTTTTCGGTGCAGGACGCATCATTGCAGTAGATACAATTCCCTCGCGCTTGGAAATGGCGCGTGATCTGGGTGCAGAAGTGATCGATTATAATGCCGAAGACCCAATTGAGGCGATTCGTGAACTGACTGGGGGAATTGGTGTGGATAGAGTGATTGAAGCAGTTGGTGTAGATGCCAATGCGCCTGATAGTGGCCCAGCAGCCAAAAAAGCACGACAAGAAGCTCAACAATTTCAGCAGCAGTTACAACAAATTGCCCCTGAAACGAATCCCCAAAATGGCAATTGGCATCCTGGTAATGCTCCTTCTCAAGCATTAGAATGGTCAATTCAAGCATTAGCTAAAGCTGGAACCCTCTCGATTATTGGAGTTTATCCCCCAACTCACAATTTCTTTCCCATTGGTACAGCAATGAACAAAAATCTCACTATCAACATGGGGAATTGTAATCACCGCAAGTATATTCCTCTGTTGGTGGATTTAGTTCGTAATGGCACAGTAGACCCCACAAAAGTCTTAACCCAAGTGGAACCGCTTATGTCAGTTATCGACGCTTACAAAGCATTTGACCAACGGCAACCAGGCTGGGTGAAGGTGGAGTTGGTGCCAGGAGCAGCTTTAGCTAATGTTTAG
- a CDS encoding four-helix bundle copper-binding protein — protein MAIQQLSLNQINQEVQECIQNCLDCHSICLNTVTYCLQKGGNHTEASHIRLLLDCAEICETSANFMLRTSELHTRTCGTCAEVCERCAQNCDRFGDDAQMKACTDMCRRCAESCRRMSMATA, from the coding sequence TTGGCTATACAACAACTGTCCTTGAATCAAATTAACCAAGAGGTGCAGGAGTGCATCCAAAATTGCTTAGATTGCCATAGCATCTGCTTAAATACCGTGACTTACTGCTTACAAAAAGGTGGTAATCATACAGAAGCATCTCATATTAGGTTACTGCTTGATTGCGCTGAAATTTGTGAAACTAGTGCCAATTTTATGCTGCGGACTTCTGAACTTCATACTCGTACCTGCGGTACTTGTGCAGAAGTTTGTGAGCGTTGCGCTCAGAATTGCGATCGCTTCGGTGATGATGCTCAAATGAAAGCTTGCACTGATATGTGTCGTCGCTGTGCCGAATCTTGTCGGCGAATGTCAATGGCAACTGCATAA
- a CDS encoding potassium transporter TrkG, with the protein MYLLYTVLSVLLLGLLGMPWWEALNYAMTTISTGGFAITSEGLTVYAPIVQLAAIAIMITGATSFSVHAKLLSQHRLSILWRDPQHRMLWLLLVLEYYCYWNITRLQAH; encoded by the coding sequence ATTTACCTGCTATACACGGTTCTGAGTGTGTTGCTGTTAGGTTTATTGGGTATGCCTTGGTGGGAAGCTCTCAACTACGCTATGACTACTATTTCTACAGGTGGTTTTGCAATTACTAGCGAGGGCTTGACTGTATATGCACCAATTGTACAGTTAGCGGCGATCGCCATCATGATTACTGGAGCAACTAGCTTTTCGGTACACGCAAAGCTGTTGAGTCAGCATCGACTATCTATCCTTTGGCGAGATCCTCAACATCGGATGCTATGGCTACTATTGGTATTGGAATATTATTGCTACTGGAATATTACTCGGTTACAGGCTCACTGA
- the cpdA gene encoding 3',5'-cyclic-AMP phosphodiesterase, which yields MNEKLPISIAQITDIHLLASESQRLQGISTTESFLAVMKRLEELRPELDLLLMTGDLSDDGTPESYENLQHYLNSLQIATYWLPGNHDCAIAMDKILNLGMVSRRKSFQRGNWNFILLNSSVTDCVYGYLSATTLDWLDSELKMLPNNPTLIALHHPPLSVNSAWIDRSCLQNSQELFAVIDRYPQVKLVLFGHIHQEFRRQRHNVHYLGSPSTCYQFQSQSTTFAINQELPGFRLLKLYADGTWTTKIERVPYSLPIEPTVTVSY from the coding sequence ATGAACGAAAAGTTACCCATCTCAATTGCTCAAATAACAGACATACATCTGTTGGCTTCAGAAAGCCAAAGGCTACAAGGAATATCTACAACAGAGTCTTTTTTAGCTGTGATGAAGCGGCTAGAGGAACTACGACCAGAGCTAGACTTGCTGCTGATGACAGGAGATTTATCTGATGACGGGACACCAGAATCTTATGAAAACCTACAACACTATTTAAATTCACTGCAAATAGCTACTTATTGGCTCCCAGGAAATCATGACTGTGCGATCGCAATGGATAAAATATTAAATCTAGGCATGGTTTCCCGACGTAAGTCTTTTCAACGGGGAAATTGGAATTTTATATTGCTTAACTCTAGTGTTACTGATTGTGTGTATGGTTATCTCTCAGCTACTACCCTAGATTGGCTGGATTCTGAGTTAAAAATGCTACCTAATAATCCCACGTTAATAGCATTACATCATCCTCCTTTATCAGTGAATTCCGCATGGATAGATCGTAGCTGTCTCCAGAATTCTCAGGAGTTGTTTGCTGTGATTGATCGTTACCCACAGGTCAAGCTAGTCTTATTTGGTCATATTCACCAGGAATTTCGGCGTCAGCGCCACAATGTTCACTACTTGGGATCTCCCTCAACTTGCTATCAGTTCCAGTCCCAAAGCACTACTTTTGCAATTAACCAAGAACTACCAGGTTTTCGTTTGTTGAAACTATACGCCGATGGCACATGGACAACTAAAATTGAGCGAGTGCCTTATTCCCTCCCCATAGAGCCGACGGTAACAGTATCTTACTAA
- a CDS encoding chromophore lyase CpcT/CpeT — MTHSTDIATLARWMAADFSNQAQAFENPPFYAHIRVCMRPLPWEVLSGVGFFVEQAYDYMLNDPYRLRVLKLMIVGDRIHIENYTVKQEENFYGASRDLNRLQTLTSESLEKLPGCNMIVEWTGNSFKGTVEPGKGCIVVRKGQKTYLDSEFEINEEKFISLDRGRDLETDAHIWGSVAGPFYFVRLHNFADEVKISAE; from the coding sequence ATGACTCACTCTACAGACATAGCCACCTTAGCACGCTGGATGGCAGCCGACTTTAGCAATCAAGCACAAGCTTTTGAAAACCCACCTTTCTACGCCCATATTCGTGTGTGTATGCGCCCCCTACCGTGGGAAGTATTGTCTGGAGTAGGTTTTTTCGTTGAACAAGCTTATGATTATATGCTCAATGATCCCTATCGTTTGCGGGTACTCAAGCTAATGATTGTAGGCGATCGCATCCATATTGAAAATTATACAGTTAAGCAAGAAGAAAATTTTTACGGTGCATCCCGCGACCTTAATCGTCTGCAAACTTTAACTAGCGAATCTTTGGAAAAATTACCAGGCTGTAACATGATTGTTGAGTGGACTGGTAACAGCTTTAAAGGTACGGTAGAACCAGGAAAAGGTTGTATTGTTGTTCGCAAAGGTCAAAAGACCTACTTAGATAGCGAATTTGAAATTAACGAAGAGAAATTCATCAGTCTTGATAGAGGGCGAGATTTAGAAACAGATGCACACATCTGGGGTTCTGTTGCTGGCCCGTTCTATTTTGTACGTTTGCATAATTTTGCCGATGAGGTCAAAATAAGTGCCGAGTGA
- a CDS encoding tetratricopeptide repeat protein: MLRRLSLLITTVIIWQLTNSVTLARSNDPQQADRFPPSPLEITTPDPLVPTLRDKQQLTVAEKQKLEAALDELNQQATAKLQAGDNLGAFEIWNRELRLRRYLGAVAEVKALSRVGEIAWNQNDRQELQYITQRLQAIQKQAQPRNENVQHSVDLPLLQALGEAYQKTRSLKNAITVYNEVLATVREKQDLVAQVNTLTTIGELNLNWFDYPQAATAYEELLRLATSGGENQNQEFTYLQKLAYIYQQSKQAQKSIDVLNKIKAIYAQNNNFTQLPTLQLAIAANYETLARENPALLEAAFKNYQEAYITAWQLQQYPSAAEAVQKLISLYRSQGQLDEALQASEILVEIQTRAVNFYGLMEAYDQIGKLYLERKDSSAALAAFQKGLELAQQLKHQEAYFTQQINSI, encoded by the coding sequence ATGCTAAGGCGCTTAAGTCTCCTCATTACGACTGTTATTATTTGGCAACTTACCAATTCTGTAACTCTAGCCAGGAGTAACGATCCTCAACAAGCAGACAGGTTTCCTCCTAGCCCATTGGAAATTACTACACCTGATCCGCTTGTACCAACTTTGCGCGATAAACAGCAGTTAACTGTTGCAGAAAAACAAAAGTTGGAGGCGGCGTTAGATGAGTTAAACCAACAAGCAACAGCGAAGTTGCAAGCTGGGGATAATTTAGGGGCGTTTGAAATTTGGAACCGTGAACTACGTTTGCGTCGTTATTTAGGGGCTGTCGCTGAAGTCAAGGCGCTGTCGCGGGTTGGTGAGATTGCGTGGAATCAAAACGATCGCCAAGAGCTACAATACATCACTCAACGATTACAAGCAATTCAAAAACAGGCACAACCGCGAAACGAAAATGTACAGCACAGTGTTGACTTACCACTACTACAAGCTTTGGGCGAAGCCTATCAGAAAACGCGATCGCTAAAAAACGCCATTACAGTTTACAACGAAGTTTTAGCCACAGTTCGAGAAAAACAAGATTTAGTTGCCCAGGTAAATACTCTCACAACGATAGGAGAACTAAACCTCAATTGGTTTGATTATCCCCAAGCCGCTACCGCCTATGAGGAATTGCTCAGATTAGCTACCTCTGGAGGGGAAAATCAAAATCAGGAGTTCACATACTTGCAAAAGCTAGCTTATATTTATCAACAGTCTAAGCAAGCACAAAAATCTATTGATGTTTTAAACAAGATAAAAGCTATTTATGCCCAGAATAATAATTTTACTCAGTTGCCAACCTTACAGCTAGCGATCGCCGCTAATTATGAAACTTTAGCGCGAGAAAATCCTGCTTTACTAGAAGCAGCTTTTAAAAACTACCAAGAAGCTTATATAACTGCATGGCAATTGCAACAGTATCCTAGTGCGGCGGAAGCTGTACAGAAATTAATTTCTCTGTACCGTTCTCAAGGACAACTAGATGAAGCTTTGCAAGCCAGCGAAATTCTTGTAGAAATACAAACACGAGCCGTCAACTTTTACGGTCTAATGGAAGCTTACGACCAAATAGGGAAATTATATTTAGAGCGTAAAGACTCCTCAGCCGCACTCGCAGCATTTCAAAAAGGTTTAGAACTGGCGCAACAATTAAAACATCAAGAAGCTTATTTTACACAGCAAATTAACAGTATTTAA
- a CDS encoding glycosyltransferase: MQKSKLRIALFSGLYAPFLTGVSVAVHQRVHWLLKQGHEVLLVHPQINDKFPKNVGSRPMAGLEELKPFPNFSSFAFPTQPLIFYKSLPQPLSYRHWSDSKLLSDFQPDIIVVEEAAQMRGLYSGLLQGYGRPVGVKYAKRTHTPIISVFHTDIVAYIKYYFGDIFFSLVRPLIPLLVKQFSDNYDLNVFPSREQLKKYHNLKCQRSEYVPYQGIDCEKFHPRNIIHNPIPNDGRPTLLFVGRITAEKNVTQLIDMYPLIAAKIPDVHLVIIGSGPLDEEIRRRVQKFPSGITFWGESHGTELLGWFARADVFVNPSVTENFCTTTNEALASGTPVVAAIAPSTSEQVFPGMNGLLAEANNPKDFAQKIITILENPELKSALSEQARPSIIGYDWSACMEKFESKLYELVQSSDKQEVTSV; encoded by the coding sequence ATGCAAAAATCAAAGCTTCGCATTGCGCTGTTTAGCGGATTGTATGCACCTTTCTTAACTGGAGTCTCAGTTGCGGTACACCAGAGGGTTCATTGGTTGTTAAAACAAGGTCATGAAGTATTACTTGTTCACCCGCAAATTAACGACAAGTTCCCCAAAAATGTGGGAAGCCGCCCAATGGCAGGACTAGAAGAACTAAAACCTTTCCCTAATTTTTCTTCCTTCGCATTTCCCACACAGCCACTGATATTTTATAAGTCTCTTCCCCAACCTTTAAGCTATCGCCATTGGAGTGATAGTAAGTTACTTTCAGACTTCCAACCAGATATTATCGTAGTGGAAGAAGCAGCACAAATGCGGGGTTTATACTCAGGTTTGTTGCAGGGTTATGGTCGTCCTGTAGGTGTGAAATATGCTAAACGCACCCATACCCCCATTATTTCTGTCTTCCACACAGATATTGTTGCCTATATCAAATATTACTTTGGTGATATCTTCTTTAGCTTGGTGCGCCCTCTGATTCCACTTTTAGTAAAACAGTTTAGTGACAATTATGACTTGAATGTGTTTCCTTCACGAGAACAACTCAAGAAATACCACAACTTAAAATGTCAGCGTAGCGAATACGTGCCTTATCAAGGAATTGATTGCGAAAAATTTCATCCCCGCAACATCATTCACAACCCAATTCCCAACGATGGTAGACCGACTCTATTATTTGTAGGACGCATCACCGCCGAGAAAAATGTCACGCAACTCATAGATATGTATCCCCTGATTGCTGCCAAAATTCCTGATGTGCATTTGGTAATTATTGGTAGTGGGCCTCTAGATGAAGAAATCCGCAGACGCGTCCAAAAATTTCCTTCTGGTATTACCTTCTGGGGTGAGTCTCACGGTACAGAACTTTTAGGTTGGTTCGCCCGCGCCGATGTTTTTGTCAATCCTTCTGTAACAGAAAACTTCTGCACCACAACCAACGAAGCCTTAGCCTCTGGTACTCCAGTAGTTGCGGCGATCGCACCATCAACTTCAGAACAAGTTTTCCCTGGTATGAATGGTCTTTTAGCAGAAGCGAATAATCCCAAAGATTTTGCTCAAAAAATAATTACCATTTTGGAAAATCCTGAACTCAAATCTGCCTTGAGTGAACAAGCCCGTCCTTCCATAATAGGTTACGATTGGTCAGCCTGTATGGAAAAGTTTGAAAGCAAACTGTATGAATTAGTACAATCTTCCGACAAGCAAGAAGTAACTTCCGTGTAA
- a CDS encoding glycosyltransferase: MDELAISISKLLVIWLVVQVGLVLRFLWSLNVRSHSLPDEKLPKTAVLLYLRGADRFLADCLRSLLKQNYPRYDVKLIVDSEQDPAWQVVQETIKEIGANNFQINYLRTISQTCSLKCSSLVQAVSELDDSYQVVALVDADTIVHANWLRELVSPLTNPTVGVTTGNHWYVPTGTYWGTVVRYIGNISAIVQMCLYGIPWGGSLAIKTEVLHRTGLLERWEHTLSEDTMLSSVMAKYNLQVKFVPSLIMVNPQECDLPNLKYSFQRQLLSFRLYHPWWWVLVGEAVLTIGLPQLLLFVWFISFFSGQGDTAIFALSWYAIYILALTMLILFLELGVQPIIRSQGKPVTQLSASLILRIVMGIPLTHWVYGWAMIASLRMQTVNWCGVTYEVNGPVNIRLADYRPYQPLN; encoded by the coding sequence ATGGATGAATTGGCGATCTCAATATCAAAGTTATTGGTGATTTGGTTAGTTGTTCAGGTGGGCTTGGTACTCAGATTTTTGTGGTCTTTGAATGTACGCTCCCATAGCTTACCTGATGAGAAGTTACCAAAAACGGCAGTATTGTTATATTTGCGGGGGGCAGATCGGTTTTTAGCTGATTGTTTGCGATCGCTGCTCAAGCAAAACTATCCACGCTATGATGTAAAGCTGATCGTCGATAGTGAACAAGACCCAGCTTGGCAAGTTGTCCAGGAGACTATCAAAGAAATCGGTGCAAATAATTTTCAAATTAATTATTTGCGGACTATCAGCCAAACTTGTAGCCTCAAATGCAGTTCCTTAGTGCAAGCTGTTTCAGAATTAGATGATTCTTATCAGGTAGTGGCTTTAGTAGATGCTGATACTATCGTTCATGCCAATTGGTTACGAGAATTAGTTAGTCCTCTGACAAATCCGACGGTAGGAGTAACTACAGGTAATCATTGGTATGTACCTACAGGCACCTATTGGGGGACTGTGGTTCGGTACATTGGCAATATTTCGGCGATCGTCCAGATGTGCCTATACGGCATTCCTTGGGGTGGAAGTTTAGCGATAAAAACAGAAGTGCTGCACCGAACAGGGTTGTTAGAGAGGTGGGAACACACCCTGAGCGAGGATACGATGCTATCTAGCGTCATGGCTAAATATAATCTTCAGGTGAAGTTTGTACCTTCTCTGATTATGGTCAATCCACAAGAGTGTGATTTACCAAATTTAAAATACTCGTTTCAGCGCCAACTACTTTCTTTTCGACTTTATCATCCTTGGTGGTGGGTGTTAGTAGGTGAAGCGGTTTTGACAATAGGGCTACCTCAGCTTCTCTTGTTTGTGTGGTTTATCTCATTCTTTAGTGGGCAAGGAGATACAGCCATTTTTGCTTTGAGCTGGTATGCCATTTATATATTGGCATTAACTATGCTCATACTGTTTTTAGAGTTGGGTGTACAACCAATCATACGTTCACAAGGTAAACCTGTGACTCAATTGTCAGCCTCTCTCATCTTGAGAATAGTCATGGGAATACCCCTTACACACTGGGTTTATGGCTGGGCGATGATAGCCTCTCTACGGATGCAAACAGTTAATTGGTGCGGTGTCACCTATGAAGTTAACGGGCCTGTGAATATTCGCCTAGCTGATTATCGTCCTTATCAACCATTGAATTAA
- a CDS encoding glycosyltransferase — translation MKELAIFLSKSLLGWLVIQMCLSFIFLLYVRTWRSKNIPDEQLPKAAVIICLRGADPFLPNCLEALLQQNYPNYDLKVVVDSQDDPAWKIASDSIDKLAATNAQINHLRVIRHNCSLKCSSLIQAISDLDDSYEVVALADADTIVHPHWLRELVSPLGDPKIGATTGNRWYVPTNRYWGSLVRYTGNIATVVQMYLFGIPWGGTLAVKTEVLRQTGLLEKWAQSFGEDLMMPNVLKKHGLRVKFVPSLIMVNREECDLLGIIEYLQRFLLYSRLYHPQWLAIVSEAVSSILFPTLSIIVFLLSLGDAQWDVAGLLLNSYSIYTLGLLLLMLVMEIGLQPVICAQGQPGTQLSVARMGKMLLAIPLTQWVYGLAMLSSVWISTVKWRGIIYRIHSHDDIRLVEYHAYDFLDQPIDSKISL, via the coding sequence ATGAAAGAGTTGGCAATTTTCTTGTCTAAGTCTTTGCTGGGGTGGTTAGTTATTCAGATGTGTCTTTCATTCATATTTTTGCTGTATGTGCGGACATGGCGGTCTAAAAACATACCTGATGAGCAGTTACCAAAAGCGGCGGTAATTATTTGTTTACGGGGAGCCGACCCTTTTTTACCCAACTGCTTAGAAGCACTGTTACAGCAAAATTATCCAAATTATGATTTAAAGGTAGTTGTTGATAGTCAGGATGACCCTGCTTGGAAGATTGCTAGTGATAGCATCGATAAATTAGCCGCAACTAACGCTCAAATCAACCATTTGCGAGTTATCCGCCACAACTGTAGTCTTAAGTGCAGTTCTCTAATTCAAGCTATTTCCGATTTGGATGATTCTTATGAGGTAGTTGCTTTAGCAGATGCAGATACAATCGTTCATCCTCATTGGTTGCGGGAATTAGTTAGCCCTCTGGGTGACCCCAAAATTGGGGCGACGACTGGTAATCGCTGGTATGTTCCTACTAACCGCTATTGGGGTTCTTTGGTACGTTACACCGGGAATATAGCTACCGTTGTGCAGATGTACCTATTTGGTATTCCCTGGGGTGGGACTCTAGCGGTGAAAACAGAGGTGTTGCGTCAAACAGGACTGCTGGAAAAGTGGGCGCAATCCTTTGGCGAGGATTTAATGATGCCCAATGTGCTGAAAAAGCACGGTTTACGGGTTAAATTTGTGCCTTCTTTGATTATGGTCAATCGTGAAGAGTGCGATTTATTAGGAATTATCGAATATCTCCAGCGCTTTCTGCTTTATTCTCGCCTCTATCATCCCCAGTGGCTAGCTATAGTTAGTGAAGCTGTTTCTAGCATTTTGTTCCCCACTTTAAGCATTATTGTGTTTCTGTTGTCTTTGGGTGATGCTCAATGGGATGTAGCAGGTTTATTGTTAAATTCCTACAGCATTTATACTCTGGGATTGCTCTTACTCATGCTGGTGATGGAGATAGGACTACAACCAGTAATTTGCGCTCAAGGTCAGCCAGGGACACAGTTATCAGTTGCGAGGATGGGCAAAATGTTACTGGCAATTCCCCTAACACAATGGGTGTATGGGTTAGCAATGCTATCTTCTGTGTGGATATCAACTGTTAAATGGCGGGGCATTATTTATCGGATTCATAGCCATGACGATATCCGCCTAGTTGAGTATCATGCCTATGATTTTTTGGATCAACCCATTGATAGCAAAATATCTTTGTGA
- a CDS encoding DUF2141 domain-containing protein — protein MLNISRLRYFLLAAVLSLVSLKVANAETTTKLTVVVNGIRQQKGAICFRVYASEKGFPMSDTSEIQSGCTRITGKSVSKSFYGLKPGKYAVAIVHDENGNRKLDTDFFGIPKEGFGISNNPIVSIQTGTPAFSKSSFTVTKSTSVNISVKYSLDP, from the coding sequence ATGTTGAATATTTCACGTTTGCGCTACTTTTTATTAGCTGCTGTATTAAGTCTCGTCTCCCTAAAAGTGGCGAACGCAGAAACTACAACTAAGTTAACTGTCGTAGTCAATGGGATACGCCAACAAAAAGGCGCAATATGCTTCCGGGTGTACGCCAGCGAGAAAGGCTTTCCCATGAGTGATACTAGCGAAATTCAAAGTGGCTGTACAAGAATTACAGGTAAGAGCGTAAGCAAAAGTTTCTACGGCTTGAAACCAGGTAAATATGCGGTGGCGATCGTCCATGATGAAAATGGCAATCGCAAATTAGATACAGACTTTTTTGGTATTCCCAAAGAAGGCTTTGGAATTTCTAATAATCCCATCGTTTCTATCCAAACAGGGACACCAGCATTTAGTAAGTCAAGTTTTACAGTCACAAAAAGCACCAGCGTTAATATTTCCGTTAAATATTCACTTGATCCATAA
- a CDS encoding NAD-dependent epimerase/dehydratase family protein: MDLQNKTLLITGIDEFIGLRAAELAIAQGMKVRGLQSSTNKDKAQKLGAEVIVGSITDAAIAQKACQGVDVVLHTAQLSEEAGPLKDFREINVAGAVNMAKAAKNAGVKCFVHLSSVMVYGFNYSDRITESGPLSSDNNPYCQTKIEAETELLPLNSPPDFGLIIIRAGDIYGPGSIPWIVRPILMMRQKLFAYANEGQGVINHVYIDNLIDAIFLAVAKDAYGEIFNITDGEETSWKEYFMRLAAMEGASAPMSIPKDEMKLFLKLRNQGQKLFRKKADILPESVDFMTRPHAYSIAKAQRLLDYKPKVDLEKGLSQTKNWLQNTDIQKLVK, from the coding sequence ATGGATTTGCAAAATAAAACTCTGCTGATTACTGGAATTGATGAATTTATCGGTTTGCGTGCAGCTGAGTTGGCGATAGCACAGGGAATGAAAGTGCGTGGACTGCAAAGTTCTACTAATAAAGATAAAGCACAAAAATTAGGCGCTGAGGTGATTGTTGGTAGTATAACTGATGCAGCGATCGCCCAAAAAGCCTGTCAAGGAGTAGACGTTGTTCTACATACAGCGCAATTGTCCGAAGAAGCAGGCCCCCTCAAGGATTTTCGGGAAATTAATGTGGCTGGTGCAGTCAATATGGCTAAGGCTGCCAAAAATGCTGGTGTGAAATGCTTTGTGCATCTTTCCAGCGTTATGGTGTATGGGTTTAATTATAGCGATCGCATCACCGAATCCGGCCCACTTTCTAGTGATAACAATCCCTATTGTCAAACCAAAATCGAAGCTGAAACCGAACTTTTACCCTTAAATTCTCCACCCGATTTTGGCTTAATTATCATTCGTGCTGGAGATATTTACGGGCCGGGAAGTATTCCTTGGATAGTCAGGCCAATATTGATGATGCGGCAAAAATTATTTGCTTATGCTAACGAAGGTCAAGGAGTTATCAATCATGTTTATATCGATAACTTAATTGATGCCATCTTTTTAGCAGTAGCAAAAGATGCGTATGGTGAAATATTTAATATCACCGACGGCGAAGAAACTTCTTGGAAGGAATACTTCATGCGCCTAGCTGCAATGGAAGGTGCATCTGCTCCCATGTCTATCCCAAAAGATGAAATGAAGTTGTTTTTAAAACTGCGAAATCAGGGACAAAAACTATTTCGCAAAAAAGCTGATATTCTGCCAGAATCAGTGGATTTCATGACTCGTCCCCATGCCTATTCCATTGCTAAAGCCCAAAGACTATTAGACTATAAACCAAAAGTTGACCTAGAAAAAGGCTTAAGTCAAACAAAAAACTGGTTGCAAAATACCGATATTCAAAAGCTAGTTAAATAG